In Macrobrachium nipponense isolate FS-2020 chromosome 30, ASM1510439v2, whole genome shotgun sequence, a genomic segment contains:
- the LOC135202379 gene encoding UNC93-like protein MFSD11 isoform X3 translates to MKVFKMKIPHLDQTTINVIILGLAFMFIFTSFQTQGNMQQVVINSIKHDDSSFQGSGYISLAVIYAVFATFNWLAPSCLSFLGPKFTMIFGGITYAIFIAGFLYPKTWILYLTSVLIGAGAALIWTGQGNYLTLMSDQTTISRNSGIFWAMLQSSMLFGNIFVFYQFMGKDHIDQHTRTVVFIVLTIVAVIGIGIMLLLPQPGSTGSGRTDDLGGPYNALKKSFALFRTKDMLLLSLTFFYTGIELSFFSGVYSACLSNTERLFDPKRLVGLSGMLIGCGEILGGGVFGIFGNKTVKFGRDPIVLLGYIVHIICFFLIFLNLPTNTPLKSTSDPAFLPGGQPSEVIALLCSFLLGFGDSCYNTQIYSILGSVYPDNSGPAFALFKFTQSLSAAACFFYASILQLYWHLAILVVFATIGTVSFCMVEWRAHRNIRAKPDTVAYD, encoded by the exons CAAGTGGTGATCAACAGCATCAAGCATGACGACTCGAGTTTCCAAGGGTCGGGATACATTTCCCTCGCCGTCATCTACGCAGTCTTCGCTACCTTCAACTGGCTGGCCCCGTCGTGCCTCAGTTTCCTGGGGCCGAAATTCACCATGATCTTTGGAGGGATCACCTATGC GATATTTATAGCCGGGTTCCTTTACCCCAAAACATGGATTCTGTATCTAACGTCTGTGCTGATTGGTGCTGGAGCCGCTCTGATTTGGACGGGCCAGGGAAATTACCTGACGCTGATGTCTGATCAAACAACCATCTCTAGAAACTCAGGAATTTTCTGGGCTATGTTGCAAAGCAG CATGTTGTTCGGTAACATCTTCGTCTTCTACCAGTTTATGGGCAAAGACCACATCGACCAACACACCCGAACGGTTGTGTTCATCGTTTTAACAATCGTAGCTGTTATAGGTATCGGCATTATGCTGCTCTTACCCCAGCCTGGGAGCACGGGCAGTGGGCGCACAGATGACCTGGGAGGACCTTACAACGCCCTCAAGAAGTCTTTTGCTCTGTTCAGAACGAAGGATATGCTGCTTCTCTCCCTCACTTTCTTCTATACTG GTATCGAATTATCATTCTTCAGTGGAGTGTACAGTGCTTGTTTGAGCAACACAGAGAGGCTGTTCGACCCCAAGCGTCTGGTTGGTTTGTCTGGCATGCTCATCGGTTGCGGAGAAATTCTTG GTGGTGGTGTGTTCGGAATTTTTGGGAACAAGACTGTCAAATTTGGCCGGGATCCTATTGTTCTTCTCGGATATATCGTTCATATTATCTGCttcttcttgatatttttaaaCCTGCCCACTAACACTCCACTGAAGTCCACATCTGATCCAGCATTCCTGCCTGGTGGCCAGCCTAG tgaAGTGATTGCTCTTCTCTGCAGTTTCCTGCTAGGCTTTGGTGATTCATGCTACAACACACAGATCTATTCCATTCTTGGCTCAGTTTACCCAGACAACTCTGGCCCAGCCTTTGCTCTCTTCAAATTCACCCAGTCCTTGTCTGCAGCAGCCTGTTTCTTCTATGCAAGCATATTGCAGCTTTACTGGCACCTGGCAATTCTTGTTGTGTTTGCCACAATTGGTACTGTCTCCTTCTGTATGGTTGAATGGAGGGCTCATCGCAATATTAGAGCCAAGCCAGACACTGTAGCATATGACTGA
- the LOC135202379 gene encoding UNC93-like protein MFSD11 isoform X2 has translation MDRRFMCVLLLGLAYMFSFMAFQTMSVIEQVVINSIKHDDSSFQGSGYISLAVIYAVFATFNWLAPSCLSFLGPKFTMIFGGITYAIFIAGFLYPKTWILYLTSVLIGAGAALIWTGQGNYLTLMSDQTTISRNSGIFWAMLQSSMLFGNIFVFYQFMGKDHIDQHTRTVVFIVLTIVAVIGIGIMLLLPQPGSTGSGRTDDLGGPYNALKKSFALFRTKDMLLLSLTFFYTGIELSFFSGVYSACLSNTERLFDPKRLVGLSGMLIGCGEILGGGVFGIFGNKTVKFGRDPIVLLGYIVHIICFFLIFLNLPTNTPLKSTSDPAFLPGGQPSEVIALLCSFLLGFGDSCYNTQIYSILGSVYPDNSGPAFALFKFTQSLSAAACFFYASILQLYWHLAILVVFATIGTVSFCMVEWRAHRNIRAKPDTVAYD, from the exons CAAGTGGTGATCAACAGCATCAAGCATGACGACTCGAGTTTCCAAGGGTCGGGATACATTTCCCTCGCCGTCATCTACGCAGTCTTCGCTACCTTCAACTGGCTGGCCCCGTCGTGCCTCAGTTTCCTGGGGCCGAAATTCACCATGATCTTTGGAGGGATCACCTATGC GATATTTATAGCCGGGTTCCTTTACCCCAAAACATGGATTCTGTATCTAACGTCTGTGCTGATTGGTGCTGGAGCCGCTCTGATTTGGACGGGCCAGGGAAATTACCTGACGCTGATGTCTGATCAAACAACCATCTCTAGAAACTCAGGAATTTTCTGGGCTATGTTGCAAAGCAG CATGTTGTTCGGTAACATCTTCGTCTTCTACCAGTTTATGGGCAAAGACCACATCGACCAACACACCCGAACGGTTGTGTTCATCGTTTTAACAATCGTAGCTGTTATAGGTATCGGCATTATGCTGCTCTTACCCCAGCCTGGGAGCACGGGCAGTGGGCGCACAGATGACCTGGGAGGACCTTACAACGCCCTCAAGAAGTCTTTTGCTCTGTTCAGAACGAAGGATATGCTGCTTCTCTCCCTCACTTTCTTCTATACTG GTATCGAATTATCATTCTTCAGTGGAGTGTACAGTGCTTGTTTGAGCAACACAGAGAGGCTGTTCGACCCCAAGCGTCTGGTTGGTTTGTCTGGCATGCTCATCGGTTGCGGAGAAATTCTTG GTGGTGGTGTGTTCGGAATTTTTGGGAACAAGACTGTCAAATTTGGCCGGGATCCTATTGTTCTTCTCGGATATATCGTTCATATTATCTGCttcttcttgatatttttaaaCCTGCCCACTAACACTCCACTGAAGTCCACATCTGATCCAGCATTCCTGCCTGGTGGCCAGCCTAG tgaAGTGATTGCTCTTCTCTGCAGTTTCCTGCTAGGCTTTGGTGATTCATGCTACAACACACAGATCTATTCCATTCTTGGCTCAGTTTACCCAGACAACTCTGGCCCAGCCTTTGCTCTCTTCAAATTCACCCAGTCCTTGTCTGCAGCAGCCTGTTTCTTCTATGCAAGCATATTGCAGCTTTACTGGCACCTGGCAATTCTTGTTGTGTTTGCCACAATTGGTACTGTCTCCTTCTGTATGGTTGAATGGAGGGCTCATCGCAATATTAGAGCCAAGCCAGACACTGTAGCATATGACTGA